Proteins encoded together in one Anopheles darlingi chromosome 3, idAnoDarlMG_H_01, whole genome shotgun sequence window:
- the LOC125953995 gene encoding Na(+)/H(+) exchange regulatory cofactor NHE-RF1, which translates to MSSKTNGTAAATVANGTPKYEARLCHVVKRADFDGYGFNLHAEKGRPGQYIGKVDDGSPAEGAGLRQGDRIIEVNGHNITTETHKKVVELIKAVPNETRLLVIDPRADANDLKMALAKASAATTTATTAVSNNNNNNNNTNGTSNGPQENGGKLHSKDTNGQKKDSIKVEAALHEEKSPKTNGTTNNNVTNNNNINSHHHQNGNGTTTVDSTTKTTTTMDKIIDDTKKSLTVTDGAATGKMALNGTATEPAAATVTPVPAASEGKKLNLPMTAAEMRAQLAARKKYDPKNDVCDLRKKYEIIQKM; encoded by the coding sequence ATGTCCTCTAAGACGAATGGTACGGCGGCAGCGACCGTGGCGAACGGTACTCCCAAGTATGAGGCCCGGCTCTGTCACGTGGTGAAACGGGCCGACTTTGATGGCTACGGGTTCAATCTGCACGCCGAAAAGGGACGGCCGGGCCAGTACATTGGCAAGGTGGACGATGGTTCACCGGCGGAGGGTGCGGGCCTGCGCCAGGGTGATCGTATCATCGAGGTGAACGGCCACAACATCACGACCGAAACGCACAAGAAGGTGGTCGAGCTGATCAAGGCTGTACCGAACGAGACGCGACTGCTGGTGATCGATCCACGGGCCGATGCCAACGATCTGAAGATGGCGCTGGCGAAGGCATCGGCGGCGACCACTACGGCCACAACCGCcgtttccaacaacaacaacaataataacaacacgAACGGAACAAGCAACGGGCCTCAGGAGAATGGTGGTAAACTGCACAGCAAGGACACGAACGGCCAGAAGAAGGACTCGATCAAGGTGGAGGCTGCGCTCCATGAGGAGAAGTCCCCGAAAACCAATGGCACCACCAACAATAACGtcactaacaacaacaacatcaacagtcaccatcaccaaaaCGGcaacggaaccaccaccgtggacagcacgaccaagacgacgacgacgatggacaaAATCATCGACGATACGAAGAAATCGCTTACGGTGACGGATGGGGCCGCCACGGGAAAGATGGCCCTGAATGGAACGGCTACTGAGCCcgccgcagcaacagtaacgCCAGTACCCGCCGCCAGCGAGGGCAAGAAGCTGAACCTGCCGATGACGGCGGCCGAGATGCGGGCACAGCTGGCCGCCCGCAAGAAGTACGATCCCAAGAACGATGTGTGCGATTTGCGTAAAAAGTACGAAATCATCCAGAAGATGTAA